Below is a genomic region from Seriola aureovittata isolate HTS-2021-v1 ecotype China chromosome 23, ASM2101889v1, whole genome shotgun sequence.
TGCTTTTATTCCAAAGAAATTTACAATTTCCTCTAAATTAAAcatcaaattactttttttattaaaagcatTTCCTACCTCTTGAGTGATTTCTCACTCAGCAAGCTGCAAACGCTCAAAGTCCTTAAATCAAACAAGTACAGTGATCAGTGTTATCTACTGCAGTCCCACCGCTCACCCTATTAGATTGAAGTCTGTCGACTGACTCCAAACTTAACgtcagtgtttttgttaatgtgtgacacagaaataaaaggcTGCACTTTGATCCTGTTGCCAGGCAGCTCATAACCACCATTATAAAATACTACAGCTGCAATGAAACAGGAGCATCAGCTCCTGTATTGTTTTTAATAGAGTTAGATGACTGGTCTGCTGgtctccagcagggggcagagtAGGACGacttcatgttcacactgtctgtctcaGATAAATGGGAAGAGACTCTTTTTTTTACCACTCCagatgatgttttaatgttggTCTAAGGTGAAGACTTCACAAGAGAAACCATCAAcagatcttcttcttctgttgtattCGAGGGTTTTCACAGTGACATAAGGAAAGGGACAAATCAAGTAACAAAGCTGACAATGGAATAgagtttagaaaataaaatgtgttatcattattactacACCAGAATACTGCGCCTTGGAACAACAACCTACTGTTTGTATCTTGTGTTCAAAGCCGCTGTGTGCAGAGTTTTAATGTGATTATAACAACTTTGAAACTTAATCTGATCACATAATTCATTGTTTGCAGGAACACGAGACAGAAGATTGTTGCAgtttgtgttgcatttattgCGACTAGGAGCAGAGTTGGTTTTACCACTGGGAGACACCAAAGTCTGAATCTGGAAATGAGTGTAAAGACGCCATTTTGATCAATCTGCGCCCTCCGTTACATTTTATACTTAGGTGCCAAAATGCTGCTCAGAGAACTACAGCGCAGTCTGAGTAAATTTTACTTATTGTTCCACTGCACATCTGCCTCACAGAGGTTTTTGTAAAACACGAGAAAACTTCGACACCAGCGATGATGtgcacaggaagaggaagttgTAAGCTCAGTATATTTAGCCTGAACTCAGTCGAGTGCTCAGTCTGGAGGAAGGTGACATGGAGGTCAGAGCTCTCTGCATCAGACTGTGTGAGTTGTACATTTGTCTTAATTtggcaataaaaagaaaaatgatgtgAACAtacaatttattcatttttaaaaagttgaacaTGCAAATGTTTATATACCAAGAATATATACCAAATTGTGTCAGGTTGAAGacattcaattaaattaatgtgggtcataaaatgagaaaagacGTCTCTACAATGATAATAAATGTTTAGTGATTAAATATAAACTCTTTCCTCTCCAGTGTCGACTGCGTCGATGCTGCTGGTCGCACATGTGCAGCGAAGTTATCCTCAGACGTCTGGTAAGCACAAGAGATTTAACCCCAACACCTAATCCTAAAACTGCCAAACAGTACAGGCAGGTCGAGCTAATCCTGCAAAACCCGGATCATAGTTTTATTGCTGAACACCGGAATAACAGGAATTTTACTGTCGAAGGTCAACCTGTCTTTCTTTGTACCTTGGCTTTGCAGCCTTGAATTTTGAAGTATTTCTTTTCATATTACTAATATTAAAAGATAATGCAGATGGACAACAGGATTTTCTAGTAGCAGTAGATCATCTGATTGGTTTGTCGTTGTCTATTTCGTTTGGgaactgagtttttgttttgttttttttgtctcaggtGCAGATTTTCGTATCGTCCCGTCCAGACTGCAGCTCTTTGACCACGAGTCGGTCTCTTTCAGCTGTCAGGGGTTTAATGTCTCAGCCGGATGGAGAGTCAGGAACATCAAGAATAGGACTTCATGTTTGAAGTCCACAGTGACCTGCACCAATAACTATGCCTGGGTGTCAGACAGTGGAGAATACTGGTgtgaagctgcaggaggagagagaagcaaCACAGTCAACATCACAGTCACTGGTACGTTGATTGTACTTCAGCTCTGAAAGCACAGTAATGTTCCTGTGAGCTGCTCATTCTGCCTGTTaacatgttgtcatgttgttcaGGCGGCTCTGTGATCCTGGAGAGTCCAGTCCTCcctgtgatggagggagaatcTGTGTCTCTGCGCTGTAGAACCAGGAAGAACGTCTCCGACCTCACGGCTGATTTCTATAAAGATGGCCTCCTCATTGGGAGCAGCTCTACAGGAAACATCACTATTGAAAGTGTTTCCAGGTCTGATGACGGCCTCTACAAGTGTAACATCTCTGGAGCTGGAGAGTCTCCACAGAGCCGACTGATGGTCACAGGTAAATGTAAAGACTCGTGTTAATGATTTTCATGCCTCCGGTTGTGTGCACCCCCCCAtcctcgtggacacgatatctcaggaacaccttTAAGGACTTTGTTCAAATTAAGCACAAATGTTCATTTGGATTCAGAAATTAACTGATtggaaaggtcaaaggtcaaggtcactgtgactgcaAAAAACACGCTGTTGGCCAAAACTCAAGAATTCACCTCCTATTGAACTGTAACTCGACTAGTTGGTCGAGGCTTTTAACTGtaattctatttttattatatttttaacaaGTTCCATATGTGAACTGGCACTCAGACATTTTCTGTACAGGAGATGATGTTCCAACTTAATTTCTACACATAGTAACTAACTACAGTGTAAGAAGGGAAAGTACCACATGatatttgatatgtttttaattgtgCCGCCACAGCAGCTCTTTGCAGC
It encodes:
- the LOC130164914 gene encoding high affinity immunoglobulin gamma Fc receptor I-like; translated protein: MEVRALCIRLLSTASMLLVAHVQRSYPQTSGADFRIVPSRLQLFDHESVSFSCQGFNVSAGWRVRNIKNRTSCLKSTVTCTNNYAWVSDSGEYWCEAAGGERSNTVNITVTGGSVILESPVLPVMEGESVSLRCRTRKNVSDLTADFYKDGLLIGSSSTGNITIESVSRSDDGLYKCNISGAGESPQSRLMVTGKCKDSC